Proteins from a genomic interval of Diaminobutyricimonas aerilata:
- the fliS gene encoding flagellar export chaperone FliS — MTLTPFASARNAYARDAVLSATPARLLTMLYDRLLLDLERAAIAQDAGDHAIASTQLLHAQDIVAELHASLRPDLWSGGPGLQALYTYVAMRLVEANVQRDPARTRECIALLEPLRQAWHEAAATPSTAPVPHSA; from the coding sequence GTGACCCTGACCCCGTTCGCCTCGGCGCGGAACGCCTACGCCCGCGACGCCGTGCTCTCGGCGACGCCGGCCCGCCTGCTGACGATGCTCTACGACCGGCTGCTGCTCGACCTCGAGCGTGCCGCGATCGCGCAGGACGCCGGCGACCACGCCATCGCGAGCACGCAACTGCTGCACGCCCAGGACATCGTCGCGGAGCTGCACGCCTCGCTGCGCCCGGACCTCTGGTCGGGCGGACCGGGGCTCCAGGCGCTCTACACCTACGTGGCCATGCGTCTCGTCGAGGCGAACGTGCAACGGGATCCGGCCCGCACCCGCGAGTGCATCGCGTTGCTCGAGCCCCTGCGTCAGGCGTGGCACGAGGCCGCCGCCACCCCGTCGACCGCCCCGGTGCCGCACAGTGCGTGA
- the fliD gene encoding flagellar filament capping protein FliD — translation MALGIDGLVSSLPTGQLIDSLMDIEATPQKLLKNAASSTQRLLTELRALNTQIAALAENAKALPGKTGSLTGTSSAASATVSVGASAGVGTLSVRVDRVAQSQVSVTAAMSTFPEQPAVLTVRAADGTLTKITAASSSLADIAAAVNAADIGVTATRVAAGSGPGGEPLHRLQFASETTGDDAAFQVFIGDEAAVTAGTAPDLFAQPGAAHVSVARDAAVTLWAGTAAEQTVESSTNTFTSLLPGVDVTFSKPEPDPVVITVSGDPAATKKAAAGLMESLGGILATIKSKTAVSTTGTSAAGSIFTGDVTVRTIKDALVSAATSPVAGISPSSIGISITRDGTVDFDEEKFAKALAADPEGTEAALTAIAGRVETAASGISDRYEGTLTGRITGQQSRADDLTAQISDWDRRLASRRATLERTYAALEVQLSSLNAQSSWLSSQLATLPSFSRSSS, via the coding sequence ATGGCCCTCGGCATCGACGGTCTGGTGAGCAGCTTGCCGACCGGGCAGCTCATCGATTCCCTCATGGACATCGAGGCGACACCGCAGAAGCTGCTCAAGAACGCCGCCTCGAGCACCCAGCGCCTGCTCACCGAGCTGCGCGCCCTCAACACGCAGATCGCCGCCCTCGCCGAGAACGCGAAGGCCCTGCCCGGCAAGACCGGTTCGCTCACCGGAACCAGTTCCGCCGCGAGCGCCACCGTCTCCGTCGGGGCGTCCGCCGGAGTCGGCACCCTCTCGGTGCGCGTCGACCGGGTCGCCCAGTCGCAGGTGTCGGTCACCGCGGCGATGAGCACGTTCCCCGAGCAGCCGGCCGTGCTCACGGTGCGCGCCGCCGACGGCACGCTGACGAAGATCACCGCCGCCTCCTCGTCGCTCGCCGACATCGCGGCGGCCGTCAACGCCGCCGACATCGGCGTGACCGCCACCCGTGTCGCCGCCGGCAGCGGACCGGGCGGCGAGCCGCTCCACCGGCTGCAGTTCGCCTCCGAGACCACGGGCGACGACGCCGCGTTCCAGGTCTTCATCGGCGACGAGGCGGCCGTGACGGCGGGCACCGCACCCGACCTCTTCGCCCAGCCCGGTGCCGCCCATGTGAGCGTCGCCCGCGACGCGGCGGTCACGCTGTGGGCGGGCACCGCCGCCGAGCAGACGGTCGAATCGTCGACGAACACGTTCACGTCGCTACTGCCCGGCGTCGACGTCACCTTCAGCAAGCCCGAGCCCGACCCGGTCGTGATCACGGTGTCGGGGGACCCGGCGGCCACGAAGAAGGCCGCGGCCGGCCTCATGGAGTCGCTCGGCGGCATCCTCGCCACGATCAAGAGCAAGACCGCCGTGTCGACCACGGGCACGTCGGCCGCCGGCAGCATCTTCACCGGCGACGTCACGGTGCGCACCATCAAGGACGCGCTCGTCTCGGCCGCGACCTCGCCGGTTGCCGGGATCTCGCCCTCCTCGATCGGCATCTCCATCACCCGCGACGGCACGGTCGACTTCGACGAGGAGAAGTTCGCGAAGGCGCTCGCGGCCGACCCGGAGGGCACCGAGGCCGCGCTGACGGCGATCGCCGGCCGGGTGGAGACGGCGGCGTCGGGCATCTCCGACCGCTACGAGGGCACCCTCACGGGCCGGATCACCGGGCAGCAGAGCCGCGCCGACGACCTCACCGCTCAGATCTCCGACTGGGACCGTCGTCTCGCCTCACGCCGCGCCACGCTCGAGCGCACCTACGCCGCGCTCGAGGTGCAGTTGAGCAGCCTCAACGCGCAGTCCTCCTGGCTCTCGTCGCAACTGGCGACCCTGCCCTCCTTCTCGCGGAGCTCATCGTGA
- a CDS encoding flagellin, with amino-acid sequence MGMQINTNVGALNAYRNLSNTQNDLNKSLEKLSSGFRINRAGDDAAGLSISEGLRAQVGGLKVAARNAQDGISVVQTAEGALNEVHSILQRMRDLSVQAGNTGGLNDDALSAIKTEMDELALEVTRISDQTKFNGKSLLDGTFDGDFQVGANTGEAITVAIATDTDATGLGINALDVTAAGGSDTALTAIDAAIATVSGIRADLGAKQNRFEYAIKSINVTAENLAASESRIRDTDMAQEMSSFTRANILSQAGTAMLAQANQLPQGVLQLLG; translated from the coding sequence ATGGGTATGCAGATCAACACCAACGTCGGCGCGCTCAACGCGTACCGCAACCTGTCCAACACGCAGAACGACCTGAACAAGTCGCTCGAGAAGCTCTCGAGCGGTTTCCGGATCAACCGGGCCGGCGACGACGCCGCCGGCCTCTCGATCTCGGAGGGCCTGCGCGCGCAGGTCGGTGGGCTCAAGGTCGCCGCCCGCAACGCGCAGGACGGCATCTCCGTCGTGCAGACCGCGGAAGGCGCCCTCAACGAGGTCCACTCGATCCTGCAGCGCATGCGCGACCTGTCGGTGCAGGCCGGTAACACCGGTGGCCTGAACGACGACGCGCTGTCGGCGATCAAGACCGAGATGGACGAGCTCGCGCTCGAGGTCACCCGCATCTCCGACCAGACGAAGTTCAACGGGAAGTCGCTGCTCGACGGCACCTTCGACGGTGACTTCCAGGTCGGGGCGAACACGGGCGAGGCGATCACCGTCGCGATCGCGACCGACACGGACGCGACGGGCCTCGGCATCAACGCGCTCGACGTCACCGCCGCGGGCGGCTCGGACACCGCGCTGACCGCGATCGACGCGGCCATCGCGACCGTCTCGGGCATCCGCGCCGACCTCGGTGCGAAGCAGAACCGCTTCGAGTACGCGATCAAGTCGATCAACGTCACCGCCGAGAACCTGGCCGCGTCGGAGAGCCGCATCCGCGACACCGACATGGCGCAGGAGATGTCGTCGTTCACGCGCGCGAACATCCTGTCGCAGGCCGGCACGGCGATGCTCGCGCAGGCGAACCAGCTGCCGCAGGGCGTGCTGCAGCTGCTCGGCTGA
- a CDS encoding sigma-70 family RNA polymerase sigma factor, with translation MDREERNRLVVENLPIVGYLVNDLMSRATHLSRDDLASAGALALITAADSFDPSLGVPFGAFARRRIIGAFADDMRSADWATRTVRKRIRETLATQEALSASLGRSATIDEIASALGIDRQQAADALADASRTVASLDTTIADTVAAEITTPEESVVEAERTGFVRAAVEALPERMRYIVEQIYFEDRTVKELAEELGATHSAISQQRSEAMRLMRDGIGTHFADDDAAPTEIHSRVAPSRRTAYLARLAEYSGARAAQSLSAEYARTQAS, from the coding sequence TTGGACCGCGAAGAGCGCAACCGACTCGTCGTCGAGAACCTGCCGATCGTCGGCTACCTCGTGAACGACCTCATGTCGCGCGCGACCCATCTCTCCCGCGACGACCTCGCCTCCGCGGGCGCCCTCGCGCTCATCACCGCGGCCGACTCGTTCGACCCGTCGCTCGGCGTGCCGTTCGGCGCGTTCGCCCGCCGGCGCATCATCGGCGCCTTCGCCGACGACATGCGCTCGGCCGACTGGGCCACCCGCACGGTGCGCAAGCGCATCCGGGAGACCCTCGCGACGCAGGAGGCGCTGAGCGCCTCCCTGGGCCGCAGCGCGACGATCGACGAGATCGCCTCGGCGCTCGGCATCGACCGGCAGCAGGCCGCGGATGCCCTCGCCGACGCGTCCCGCACGGTCGCCAGCCTCGACACCACGATCGCGGACACCGTCGCGGCGGAGATCACGACGCCCGAGGAGTCGGTGGTCGAAGCCGAACGCACCGGCTTCGTGCGCGCCGCGGTCGAGGCCCTGCCCGAGCGGATGCGGTACATCGTCGAGCAGATCTACTTCGAGGACCGCACGGTGAAGGAGCTCGCCGAGGAACTCGGCGCCACCCACTCCGCCATCTCGCAGCAGCGCTCCGAGGCGATGCGGCTCATGCGCGACGGCATCGGCACGCACTTCGCCGACGACGACGCCGCCCCGACCGAGATCCACTCCCGCGTCGCTCCCTCGCGGCGCACCGCCTACCTCGCCCGCCTGGCGGAGTACTCCGGTGCGCGCGCCGCGCAATCGCTCAGCGCGGAGTACGCCCGCACCCAGGCGTCCTGA
- a CDS encoding flagellar protein FlgN, which translates to MTDLKERAHVGAHELSTLLWRERELLEMLLFKLEEEQLLLTAGKSRWLPFATREVEQVLERLRAAGLERSVEVAALADEWGTSDDATLRDIISGAPDDAWREVFTAHLAALTDLTAQIAGVRDSNVQYLRAAARSTQETLARLNPEAGTYDTRGTTASGPSTAHLFEKDL; encoded by the coding sequence ATGACCGACCTCAAGGAGCGTGCACACGTGGGAGCCCACGAACTGTCGACGCTGCTGTGGCGGGAGCGCGAACTGCTCGAGATGCTGTTGTTCAAGCTCGAGGAGGAGCAGCTCCTGCTCACGGCAGGCAAGAGCCGCTGGCTGCCTTTCGCCACCCGCGAGGTGGAGCAGGTGCTCGAACGGCTGCGCGCCGCCGGGCTCGAGCGTTCCGTCGAGGTGGCCGCCCTCGCCGACGAGTGGGGCACGAGCGACGACGCGACCCTGCGCGACATCATCTCCGGCGCCCCCGACGACGCGTGGCGCGAGGTGTTCACCGCCCACCTGGCAGCACTGACCGACCTCACCGCCCAGATCGCGGGCGTGCGCGATTCGAACGTGCAGTACCTGCGCGCGGCGGCGCGCAGCACGCAGGAGACCCTCGCCCGCCTGAATCCCGAGGCCGGAACCTACGACACCCGCGGCACCACCGCATCCGGCCCCTCGACCGCGCACCTGTTCGAGAAGGACCTCTGA
- the flgK gene encoding flagellar hook-associated protein FlgK, whose protein sequence is MSTFGSLNTAYTGLVAARNSIDVVGQNIVNSGSAGYTRQRVITSAVPGVDGGLLGSGFRVGQGVSVDGIARLGDSMLDGRVRFTASAAGHWSVRSTAASAAEATLREPGTQGISRALQEFWSGWQGVANRAGDPAPAGVLLENAATLAGRIAQGYTEVENEWASTRTELSTTVAEVNQAAEQIGLLNEQIRQIRAGGGTANELIDARSTLATKLSGLTGATVRDRGDDMIDVVVDGNSLVAGDVVRRLAAVGSPELAGAGAAPVRVEWADRPGESATIDGGEIAGYLAVLAPAAGGSGGVLAETAAAYDALALDLATRVNALHTTGAAPDGTTGHDFFALTAGLPPARGLTVVPTDVDGIAAGTPGTGGANGGVADAIAQLAGPDGPDGLWSDAVVGIGVVARTAKQQSTLAGQAAAAAVKGQLSQASVDLDEETTSLIAFQHAYQGAARVMTAVDELLDVLINRTGVVGR, encoded by the coding sequence ATGAGCACGTTCGGCTCGCTCAACACCGCGTACACGGGCCTCGTCGCCGCCCGCAACAGCATCGACGTCGTCGGGCAGAACATCGTGAACTCGGGTTCGGCCGGCTACACCCGGCAGCGCGTCATCACCTCGGCGGTTCCCGGGGTCGACGGTGGGCTGCTCGGCTCCGGCTTCCGCGTGGGCCAAGGGGTCTCGGTCGACGGGATCGCGCGACTCGGCGACAGCATGCTGGACGGGCGGGTGCGCTTCACCGCGTCCGCCGCCGGCCACTGGTCGGTGCGCTCCACCGCCGCGAGCGCCGCCGAGGCGACGCTGCGGGAACCCGGCACGCAGGGCATCTCGCGCGCGCTGCAGGAGTTCTGGTCCGGCTGGCAGGGCGTCGCCAACCGCGCGGGCGACCCCGCGCCGGCGGGCGTGCTGCTCGAGAACGCGGCCACTCTCGCCGGCCGCATCGCGCAGGGATACACCGAGGTCGAGAACGAGTGGGCCTCGACCCGCACCGAGCTGTCGACCACCGTCGCCGAGGTGAACCAGGCCGCCGAGCAGATCGGGCTGCTCAACGAGCAGATCCGCCAGATCCGCGCCGGCGGCGGCACCGCGAACGAGCTGATCGACGCGCGCTCGACCCTCGCGACGAAACTCTCGGGGCTCACCGGAGCGACCGTCCGTGACCGCGGCGACGACATGATCGACGTCGTCGTCGACGGCAACTCCCTCGTGGCCGGCGACGTCGTGCGCCGCCTCGCCGCCGTCGGCTCCCCCGAACTCGCGGGAGCGGGCGCGGCCCCGGTGCGGGTGGAATGGGCGGACCGGCCCGGCGAGTCCGCCACGATCGACGGCGGGGAGATCGCCGGCTACCTCGCCGTGCTCGCCCCCGCGGCGGGCGGGTCGGGCGGGGTGCTCGCCGAGACCGCCGCCGCCTACGACGCTCTCGCCCTCGATCTCGCGACCCGCGTGAACGCCCTGCACACGACGGGCGCCGCCCCCGACGGCACCACGGGACACGACTTCTTCGCCCTCACCGCGGGCCTCCCCCCGGCGCGCGGTCTCACCGTCGTCCCGACCGACGTCGACGGCATCGCCGCCGGCACCCCCGGCACGGGCGGGGCGAACGGCGGGGTCGCCGACGCGATCGCCCAGCTCGCCGGCCCGGACGGCCCCGACGGACTGTGGTCGGATGCGGTCGTCGGCATCGGCGTCGTCGCGCGCACCGCGAAGCAGCAGAGCACCCTCGCCGGGCAGGCCGCGGCCGCCGCGGTGAAGGGGCAGCTCTCGCAGGCCTCCGTCGACCTCGACGAGGAGACGACCTCGCTCATCGCGTTCCAGCACGCCTACCAGGGCGCGGCTCGCGTCATGACCGCCGTCGACGAACTGCTCGACGTGCTCATCAACCGCACCGGTGTGGTGGGAAGGTGA
- the flgL gene encoding flagellar hook-associated protein FlgL: MIGRITGQLQLSSAQRNLQVALAELTRLSDQASSGKLISKPSDDPAGTADSMQVRGQIAANAQFSRNIADGTGWLNTVESALSATTDILVKVRDLTVQASNSGSLSPVAREAIAVELEGLRSELFAQANTEYLGRSVFAGNSDEGVAFRPDLSYTGVAGSTVERRVDATSTVRVDADGAAVYGTGATSAFALIDTIVADVRGGTADVSAHLDSIDARLQSVWGEHTVVGARYAQLERAKGLTMEQSVSLEAQRLSVEDVDLGKTILDLKMQEVAYQSALAVTSRALQPTLLSFLS, translated from the coding sequence ATGATCGGCCGCATCACGGGGCAGCTGCAGCTGAGCTCCGCCCAGCGCAACCTGCAGGTCGCCCTCGCCGAACTGACCCGGCTGAGCGATCAGGCGTCGAGCGGCAAGCTCATCTCGAAGCCCTCCGACGACCCCGCGGGCACCGCGGACTCGATGCAAGTGCGCGGGCAGATCGCCGCGAACGCGCAGTTCTCGCGCAACATCGCCGACGGCACCGGATGGCTCAACACGGTCGAGAGCGCCCTCAGCGCGACCACGGACATCCTCGTCAAGGTGCGCGACCTGACCGTGCAGGCCTCCAACTCCGGGTCGCTCTCGCCCGTCGCGCGGGAGGCCATCGCGGTCGAGCTCGAAGGGCTGCGCAGCGAGCTCTTCGCCCAGGCGAACACCGAATACCTCGGCCGCAGCGTCTTCGCCGGCAACTCGGATGAGGGCGTCGCCTTCCGGCCCGACCTGTCGTACACGGGCGTGGCCGGCAGCACGGTCGAACGCCGCGTCGACGCGACGAGCACCGTGCGGGTCGACGCGGACGGCGCAGCCGTGTACGGAACCGGCGCGACGTCGGCGTTCGCGCTCATCGACACGATCGTCGCGGACGTGCGCGGCGGCACCGCCGACGTGAGCGCCCACCTCGACTCGATCGACGCCCGGTTGCAGTCGGTGTGGGGCGAGCACACGGTGGTGGGCGCCCGCTACGCTCAACTCGAGCGCGCGAAGGGACTCACCATGGAGCAATCCGTCTCGCTCGAGGCCCAGCGCCTGAGCGTCGAAGACGTCGACCTGGGCAAGACCATCCTCGACCTCAAGATGCAGGAGGTCGCGTACCAGTCGGCCCTCGCGGTCACCTCCCGGGCCCTGCAGCCGACCCTCCTGTCGTTCCTGTCGTGA
- a CDS encoding flagellar assembly protein FliW — MTAPVRTPHAAVTFVTPPPGFAPHVRFALDDVLGADGLFALRAEDDPDIRLFVVDSTVYVPDYAPEVHTEDLDAIGAAEPDDVLVLVVATIDGGSPVVNLMAPVLVGRESGLASQVILDGDDWPLRARLGSLAS, encoded by the coding sequence GTGACCGCGCCGGTCCGCACACCGCACGCCGCGGTCACCTTCGTCACGCCCCCGCCCGGGTTCGCGCCGCACGTGCGTTTCGCGCTCGACGACGTGCTCGGTGCCGACGGGCTCTTCGCCCTGCGCGCCGAGGACGACCCCGACATCCGCCTCTTCGTCGTCGACTCGACCGTGTACGTGCCCGACTACGCACCCGAGGTGCACACCGAGGACCTCGACGCGATCGGTGCCGCCGAACCGGACGACGTGCTCGTGCTCGTGGTGGCGACCATCGACGGCGGCTCCCCGGTGGTCAACCTCATGGCGCCCGTGCTCGTCGGCCGCGAGAGCGGCCTCGCGTCGCAGGTCATCCTCGACGGAGACGACTGGCCGCTGCGCGCCCGACTCGGCAGCCTCGCCTCCTAG
- a CDS encoding ClpP family protease, which translates to MSDDTVQLHPMDADLSSQLFHQRVILLGAELDQNLGNRLASQLLLLSADDPKKDISFWINSPGGSVPAMLAIMDVMRTIPNDVRTVALGIAASAGQFLLSAGTRGKRYALPHARILMHQGSSGIGGTAVDIELQADDLRHTRDTVLALIAENTGQPLERILHDSERDRWYTAQQARDYGFIDHIVDSVNEIYPRTVTRVGIGVNA; encoded by the coding sequence ATGAGCGACGACACCGTACAACTCCACCCCATGGACGCCGACCTGAGTTCGCAGCTGTTCCACCAGCGCGTCATCCTGCTCGGCGCCGAACTCGACCAGAACCTCGGCAACCGGCTCGCGAGCCAGTTGCTGCTGCTCTCGGCCGACGACCCGAAGAAGGACATCAGCTTCTGGATCAACAGCCCCGGCGGCTCCGTGCCGGCGATGCTCGCGATCATGGACGTGATGCGCACCATCCCGAACGACGTACGCACCGTGGCGCTCGGCATCGCCGCGAGCGCGGGACAGTTCCTGCTCTCGGCGGGCACCCGAGGCAAGCGGTACGCGCTGCCGCACGCGCGCATCCTGATGCACCAGGGCTCCTCCGGCATCGGCGGCACCGCGGTCGACATCGAGCTGCAGGCCGACGATCTGCGGCACACCCGCGACACCGTGCTCGCGCTGATCGCCGAGAACACCGGCCAGCCGCTCGAGCGCATCCTGCACGACTCCGAGCGGGACCGCTGGTACACGGCGCAGCAGGCCCGCGACTACGGGTTCATCGACCACATCGTCGACAGCGTCAACGAGATCTACCCGCGCACGGTCACGCGCGTCGGAATCGGGGTGAACGCGTGA
- a CDS encoding ClpP family protease codes for MSSYTIPYVTERRGGVERTMDVYSRLLSERIVYLGTEIDDGVANALIAQLLHLESDSPDSPVNLYINSPGGSPSAMLAVYDTMRHIRPEVATTCVGQAAGPAAVLLAGGASGRRAVLEHARVILHQPSTQGQGTIPDLIIHAEEVVRVRSQLEGVLARHTGKDLATLRRDTDRDLILPAEAAVQYGLADAVLGEREPIGGSLAAGMLTGR; via the coding sequence GTGAGCAGCTACACCATCCCCTACGTCACCGAACGGCGCGGCGGTGTCGAGCGCACGATGGACGTCTACAGCCGGCTGCTGTCGGAGCGGATCGTCTACCTCGGCACCGAGATCGACGACGGCGTCGCGAACGCGCTCATCGCGCAACTGCTGCACCTCGAATCCGACAGCCCCGACAGTCCGGTGAACCTGTACATCAACTCGCCCGGCGGCTCCCCCTCGGCGATGCTCGCCGTCTACGACACGATGCGGCACATCCGTCCGGAGGTGGCGACGACGTGCGTCGGGCAGGCGGCCGGTCCCGCCGCGGTGCTGCTCGCCGGAGGAGCGTCGGGCCGCCGGGCGGTGCTCGAGCACGCGCGCGTCATCCTGCACCAGCCCTCCACGCAAGGGCAGGGCACCATCCCCGACCTCATCATCCACGCGGAAGAGGTCGTGCGCGTGCGGTCGCAACTCGAGGGAGTGCTCGCCCGGCACACCGGCAAGGACCTCGCGACGCTCCGCCGCGACACCGACCGCGACCTCATCCTGCCCGCCGAGGCGGCCGTGCAGTACGGCCTCGCGGATGCGGTGCTCGGTGAGCGCGAGCCGATCGGCGGTTCCCTCGCCGCGGGGATGCTGACGGGGCGGTAG